A region from the Prionailurus viverrinus isolate Anna chromosome E2, UM_Priviv_1.0, whole genome shotgun sequence genome encodes:
- the CCDC97 gene encoding coiled-coil domain-containing protein 97 isoform X2: protein METVATTAAAREPDEGCTEPSTGHWGELSWTPVPPRPQDKVKAAEGAPEAPNGGPPGVEDAAVSAMLRAVAASRLPVCSQQQGEPDLTEQEKVAILGQLYHEKPLVFLERFRTSLREEHLACFGHLRGDHRADFYCAEVARQGSARPRTLRTRLRNRRYAALRELIQGGEYFSDEQMRFRAPLLYEQYIGQYLTQEELSARAPAHRPPEPGAPGTACPLSDLLLQSCQERELQQRLLRQQEEEEACLEEEEEEEDSDEEDQSPGKDSEAWVPDSEERLILREEFTSRMHQHFLDGKDGDFDYRIPTF, encoded by the exons ATGGAGACCGTGGCGACCACGGCGGCGGCGAGGGAACCCGATGAAG gcTGCACGGAGCCCAGTACTGGGCACTGGGGGGAGCTGAGCTGGACGCCTGTCCCACCCAGACCCCAGGACAAGGTGAAAGCAGCAGAGGGAGCACCGGAGGCCCCGAATGGTGGCCCCCCTGGGGTAGAGGATGCGGCGGTGAGTGCCATGCTGCGTGCCGTGGCCGCCAGCCGCCTGCCCGTGTGCAGCCAGCAGCAGGGCGAGCCTGACCTGACCGAGCAGGAGAAGGTGGCCATCCTGGGCCAGCTGTACCATGAGAAGCCGCTGGTGTTCCTGGAGCGCTTCCGCACGAGCCTCCGTGAGGAGCACCTGGCCTGCTTTGGCCACTTGCGCGGTGACCATCGGGCAGACTTCTACTGTGCCGAGGTGGCCCGGCAGGGCAGCGCCCGACCCCGCACCCTGCGCACCCGCCTGCGTAACCGGCGCTACGCTGCCCTGCGTGAGCTCATCCAAG GTGGCGAGTACTTCAGTGACGAGCAGATGCGGTTCCGGGCCCCGCTGCTGTACGAGCAGTACATTGGGCAGTACCTAACCCAGGAGGAGCTCAGCGCCCGAGCCCCAGCCCACCGGCCTCCTGAGCCTGGCGCCCCCGGCACCGCCTGCCCGCTCTCTGACCTGCTGCTCCAGTCCTGCCAGGAGCGGGAGCTGCAGCAACGGCTGCTCcgacagcaggaggaggaggaggcctgcctggaggaggaagaggaggaagaggacagcGATGAGGAAG ACCAGAGCCCCGGCAAAGACTCAGAGGCCTGGGTCCCTGACTCGGAAGAGAGGCTGATCCTGCGGGAAGAGTTCACCAGCCGGATGCACCAGCACTTCCTGGACGGCAAGGACGGGGACTTTGACTACAG